A region from the Bacillus sp. (in: firmicutes) genome encodes:
- a CDS encoding HPr family phosphocarrier protein, whose amino-acid sequence MLERQVEVKLKTGLQARPAARFVQEANRFAADVFLEKDGKKVNGKSIMGLMSLAISSGTTITIMTDGRDEQEAMDVLTAFVSREE is encoded by the coding sequence ATGCTCGAGAGACAAGTGGAAGTAAAGTTAAAAACTGGTCTTCAAGCGCGGCCCGCAGCCCGGTTTGTTCAAGAAGCGAATCGCTTTGCAGCTGATGTTTTTTTAGAAAAAGACGGCAAAAAGGTGAACGGTAAAAGTATCATGGGCTTAATGAGTCTAGCCATCAGTTCGGGTACGACGATTACGATTATGACAGACGGCCGAGATGAACAAGAAGCAATGGATGTCCTCACCGCGTTTGTTAGTCGAGAAGAGTAA
- the clpP gene encoding ATP-dependent Clp endopeptidase proteolytic subunit ClpP: MNLIPTVIEQTNRGERAYDIYSRLLKDRIIMLGSPIDDNVANSIVAQLLFLEAENPEKDISIYINSPGGSITAGMAIYDTMQFIKPDVQTICIGMAASMGAFLLAAGTKGKRYALPNSEVMIHQPLGGAQGQATEIEIAAKRILFLRDKLNHILSERTGQPLEVIERDTERDNFMTAEKAKDYGLIDHIITRNSLSK; this comes from the coding sequence ATGAACTTAATTCCAACTGTTATTGAGCAAACCAATCGCGGGGAACGTGCGTATGACATTTATTCACGTTTATTAAAAGACCGTATCATTATGTTAGGTAGTCCGATTGATGACAATGTAGCGAACTCCATTGTTGCTCAATTACTCTTTTTAGAAGCAGAAAACCCAGAAAAAGACATCTCCATTTATATTAACAGCCCTGGCGGAAGCATTACAGCTGGTATGGCGATTTATGATACAATGCAATTCATTAAACCAGACGTTCAAACCATTTGTATCGGTATGGCCGCATCCATGGGTGCGTTCCTTTTAGCTGCTGGTACAAAAGGAAAACGTTACGCGTTACCGAACAGTGAAGTGATGATTCACCAACCGCTTGGTGGAGCTCAAGGTCAAGCGACGGAAATTGAAATTGCTGCTAAACGTATTCTCTTCTTACGCGATAAATTGAACCACATTCTATCTGAACGCACTGGTCAGCCGCTCGAAGTAATCGAGCGTGATACAGAGCGCGACAACTTTATGACGGCTGAAAAAGCGAAAGATTACGGTTTAATCGACCATATTATTACAAGAAACTCTTTATCTAAATAA
- the rpoN gene encoding RNA polymerase factor sigma-54, with protein sequence MNLKVGLWQQQTVKLALTQELTQAITLLQYSVQELTSFLESKAMENPLIQLETPNIRVMDPRYDYVKKRKTVKNDDEKNWLEQIAAKSNSFVDYVNAQLTLKTFTKKERRIIDHIIYNLDPNGYLTASTREIANMCQATEDEVEACIATVQGLEPAGIAARSLQECLYLQLERKENVPRIALEIIRDHFEDFAEKRWRQLSKELQIEVKDIQEVADIIQTLTPRPGASFYEENPSYIVPDLIVRLAEDGEVEVSLFDDLLPKLRFHQEYYDEMTRYEDRQVNQFLKEKSNDYHWIMKSLEHRQETLFKVGLKIVEKQKDFFLKGPKHLAPLTMKDISEELNIHESTVSRAVREKYMQTPYGTFELKHFFTSSLQTNDAETASSATVKNLIQEWVDQEDKRKPLSDQQIANRLKEYGIIVSRRTVAKYRDQLGIPSSAKRKRFD encoded by the coding sequence ATGAATTTAAAAGTTGGATTATGGCAACAACAAACGGTCAAATTAGCGCTGACGCAAGAATTGACCCAAGCCATTACCTTATTACAATATTCCGTGCAAGAGCTGACTTCGTTTTTAGAATCAAAAGCGATGGAAAACCCACTGATTCAATTGGAAACACCAAATATTCGTGTCATGGACCCCCGCTATGATTATGTGAAAAAACGTAAAACGGTAAAAAATGATGATGAAAAAAACTGGCTCGAACAAATTGCGGCCAAGTCCAATTCATTTGTCGATTATGTAAACGCACAGCTAACTTTGAAAACGTTCACAAAAAAGGAACGGCGAATTATTGACCATATTATATATAATTTAGATCCGAACGGATATTTAACAGCTTCTACGAGAGAAATTGCGAATATGTGTCAAGCGACCGAAGATGAAGTCGAAGCGTGTATTGCCACCGTACAAGGGTTAGAGCCTGCTGGTATTGCAGCACGGAGTTTACAAGAATGTTTGTATTTACAGTTAGAGCGAAAAGAAAATGTGCCGAGAATCGCTTTGGAGATTATTCGCGATCATTTTGAAGATTTCGCCGAGAAACGGTGGCGACAACTTTCTAAAGAGCTCCAAATCGAGGTCAAAGACATTCAAGAAGTAGCTGATATCATCCAAACACTGACGCCAAGGCCTGGGGCATCTTTTTATGAAGAGAATCCGTCTTATATTGTTCCAGATTTAATTGTTCGGTTGGCTGAAGATGGAGAAGTAGAGGTCTCTCTTTTCGATGATTTACTGCCAAAGCTGCGCTTCCACCAAGAGTATTACGATGAAATGACACGCTATGAAGATCGCCAAGTCAATCAATTTTTAAAAGAAAAGTCGAACGACTATCACTGGATCATGAAAAGTTTAGAACACCGTCAAGAAACATTATTTAAAGTTGGGTTAAAAATTGTAGAAAAACAAAAAGACTTCTTTTTAAAAGGGCCGAAACATCTCGCGCCTTTAACAATGAAAGATATCTCTGAGGAGCTAAACATTCATGAATCTACGGTTAGTCGTGCGGTACGGGAAAAATATATGCAAACACCATATGGTACCTTTGAATTAAAACACTTTTTTACTAGTTCCTTACAAACGAATGATGCCGAGACAGCTTCTTCTGCCACAGTGAAAAACTTAATTCAAGAATGGGTTGATCAAGAAGATAAACGAAAACCGTTATCTGATCAACAAATCGCCAATCGATTAAAAGAGTACGGAATCATTGTGTCAAGAAGGACAGTGGCGAAATATCGAGACCAACTCGGTATCCCGTCGTCGGCGAAACGAAAACGATTTGATTAG
- a CDS encoding glutaredoxin family protein, which translates to MEVVLYTRQQCHLCEEAKQVLKILQGDYSFDIREVDIDESDELTEQFGMMIPVVEIEGEIVQYGQIDLWTISNRLQQKS; encoded by the coding sequence ATGGAAGTTGTATTATACACACGGCAACAATGTCACCTATGCGAAGAAGCAAAACAAGTATTAAAGATACTACAAGGCGATTACTCGTTCGACATACGTGAAGTGGATATTGATGAAAGCGATGAGTTAACAGAACAGTTTGGGATGATGATTCCAGTGGTGGAAATCGAAGGGGAAATAGTCCAATATGGGCAAATTGATTTATGGACAATTAGTAATCGCTTACAACAAAAAAGCTGA
- a CDS encoding sugar-binding transcriptional regulator translates to MLQLLDLQKRLLPDLLDIMQKRYHILKTIHILQPVGRRTLAQTLGFTERVLRSEVEFLKEQNLIDIKTTGMSLTTEGVNILEKLEGMMREVSGINEMEKQLKLRFGVKEVVIVDGNSDETPWVKEELGRACIVSMKKRLAEKNIIAVTGGTTMAAVAEQLTPDFLKGELLFVPARGGIGEDVKNQANTICAKMAEHTGASHKVLYVPDQVSKEVYESFIKEPAIKEVLHLITSANMVLHGIGDAITMANRRKTSPEDLDKIKKSGAVGEAFGYYFDEDGEVVHRVQTVGIQLKDLDRVEHVFAVAGGSSKAKAIQAYMKRAPRSTILITDEGAARELLKMKNSK, encoded by the coding sequence ATGCTGCAACTACTTGATTTACAAAAAAGATTATTACCCGACCTTCTTGATATTATGCAAAAGCGGTATCACATTTTAAAAACGATTCACATATTGCAACCCGTTGGACGCCGAACATTAGCCCAAACGTTAGGATTTACCGAGCGGGTGTTACGAAGTGAAGTTGAGTTTTTAAAAGAACAAAATTTAATTGACATTAAAACAACGGGAATGAGTCTGACGACTGAAGGTGTCAACATTCTCGAAAAATTAGAAGGCATGATGCGAGAAGTTTCGGGAATAAATGAAATGGAGAAGCAATTAAAACTCCGGTTCGGCGTGAAAGAAGTTGTCATTGTCGACGGCAACAGTGATGAAACGCCATGGGTAAAAGAAGAGCTTGGTAGAGCTTGTATTGTAAGCATGAAAAAGCGATTGGCAGAGAAAAATATCATTGCTGTCACTGGTGGAACGACGATGGCCGCTGTTGCAGAACAGTTGACCCCTGACTTTTTAAAAGGTGAATTATTATTTGTTCCGGCACGCGGGGGTATTGGCGAAGATGTAAAAAATCAAGCCAATACAATCTGTGCCAAGATGGCTGAGCATACGGGAGCTTCTCATAAAGTGTTATACGTTCCTGATCAAGTAAGTAAGGAAGTATACGAATCTTTTATTAAAGAACCGGCGATTAAAGAAGTGCTCCACTTAATTACGTCCGCTAACATGGTTCTTCACGGAATTGGAGATGCGATTACGATGGCGAATCGACGTAAAACAAGTCCGGAAGATTTGGACAAAATTAAAAAAAGTGGAGCTGTCGGCGAAGCGTTCGGTTACTACTTTGATGAAGACGGAGAAGTTGTTCATCGGGTGCAGACGGTAGGCATTCAATTAAAAGATTTGGACCGGGTAGAACACGTTTTCGCCGTAGCTGGTGGAAGCTCAAAAGCAAAAGCCATTCAAGCGTATATGAAACGGGCACCACGTTCGACGATTTTAATTACGGACGAAGGAGCTGCTCGTGAATTACTAAAAATGAAAAACAGTAAATAA